A genomic region of Sander lucioperca isolate FBNREF2018 chromosome 6, SLUC_FBN_1.2, whole genome shotgun sequence contains the following coding sequences:
- the LOC116035964 gene encoding bcl-2-like protein 1, giving the protein MEIMLYSNRELVEFFISYKLSQRNYSTSLLRPEDAGRRTEGDKANSAASNGLLVNSRNGGGQPGMSLPPRGDIEAVKAALQDSANEFELLFTQAFSDLSSQLDITPDTAYHSFKSVMDEVFKDGINWGRVVGLFAFGGVLCVECVEKDMSELVSRIADWMTMYLDEHISPWIQSQGGWDCFAEVFGRDGAAEARRSQETMRRWLLVGVALLMGVLVGVAIAKKR; this is encoded by the exons ATGGAAATAATGTTGTACAGTAACAGAGAGCTGGTGGAGTTCTTTATAAGCTACAAGCTGTCTCAGAGAAACTATTCAACCTCTCTGCTGAGGCCAGAGGATGCTGGCAGAAGGACTGAAGGAGACAAGGCCAACTCAGCTGCCAGTAACGGCCTGCTGGTCAACAGCCGAAATGGGGGCGGCCAGCCAGGGATGTCGTTGCCCCCACGTGGTGACATAGAGGCTGTAAAGGCAGCTCTTCAGGACTCAGCAAATGAGTTTGAACTGCTCTTCACACAAGCGTTTAGTGACCTCTCCTCGCAGCTAGACATCACTCCTGACACagcctaccacagctttaagAGCGTGATGGACGAGGTGTTCAAGGATGGAATCAACTGGGGTCGTGTAGTGGGTCTGTTTGCCTTTGGCGGCGTGCTGTGTGTGGAATGTGTAGAGAAGGATATGAGCGAGCTGGTTTCCCGCATCGCAGACTGGATGACCATGTACCTGGATGAGCACATCAGTCCATGGATCCAGAGCCAAGGAGGATGG GACTGCTTTGCTGAGGTTTTCGGGCGAGACGGCGCTGCAGAAGCGAGGAGATCTCAGGAGACTATGAGAAGATGGCTGCTAGTTGGAGTGGCGCTGCTAATGGGAGTGCTGGTTGGTGTGGCCATCGCTAAGAAACGATGA
- the gata1a gene encoding GATA binding protein 1a, translating to MEDSSEQSHWVSPALLSSDPLAGFSTEPGLLPPGEEGEAFFSSQDTDYTSLPSFFSNPSYSRAPPTYRHSSVRQVFTSPSLLSNLQLLDGPGNHSLSSPYNPPASTWSSSPLNKTPLHSHTPTSLYTPCVTSSFTTSRDGYFSPSREGRESPRLQEALKAERLSPLGGSGASSSFLNLTPAAGSVYTPSSHSHPHMLSPYSTYMTGPQEYNSAALYSSPGAWISPSYSPKLRNKMRISTPEARECVNCGATATPLWRRDGTGHYLCNACGLYHKMNGQNRPLIRPKKRLIVSKRAGTLCANCHTSTTTLWRRNANGEPVCNACGLYFKLHNVNRPLAMKKEGIQTRNRKVSNKNKKSKKAAMFESYSDVTQHPSGDDNCGSFSLGPGTLLTYSNTPHLHPSASLQYTHHLNNGMMPTLV from the exons ATGGAGGATTCGTCAGAGCAGTCCCACTGGGTGTCTCCAGCTCTGCTCAGCTCAGATCCCCTGGCTGGTTTCTCCACTGAGCCCGGCCTTCTTCCTccaggagaagaaggagaggcCTTTTTCTCAAGCCAGGACACAGACTACACCAGCCTGCCCTCTTTCTTCTCCAACCCGAGCTACAGCCGAGCGCCACCCACCTACAGACACAGCTCAG TTCGACAGGTGTTCACCTCACCGAGCCTCCTCAGCAACCTGCAGCTGCTAGACGGGCCAGGAAACCACTCCCTGAGCTCACCCTACAACCCCCCGGCCTCCACCTGGAGCAGCAGCCCCCTCAACAAGACCCCGCTGCACTCACACACCCCAACCTCCCTCTACACCCCCTGCGTCACTTCCTCCTTCACCACCTCCAGAGACGGATACTTTTCTCCGAGCAGAGAGGGCAGGGAGAGCCCCCGGCTTCAGGAGGCCCTGAAGGCCGAGCGCCTGAGCCCGTTGGGGGGGTCGGGGGCCAGCAGCAGTTTTCTGAATCTGACTCCTGCTGCTGGTAGTGTGTACACTCCGTCATCCCACTCCCACCCACACATGCTGAGCCCCTACAGCACGTACATGACAGGTCCACAAGAGTACAACTCTGCTGCCCTGTACTCCAGCCCTGGAGCATGGATCAGCCCCTCATACTCCCCTAAACTTCGCAATAAGATGAGAATATCCACTCCAG AGGCCAGAGAGTGTGTTAACTGTGGAGCCACAGCTACCCCTCTGTGGCGTCGGGATGGTACGGGCCACTACCTGTGTAACGCCTGTGGACTGTACCACAAGATGAACGGCCAAAACAGACCACTAATCCGACCCAAGAAGAGACTG attGTCAGCAAGCGGGCAGGTACACTGTGTGCCAACTGTCACACAAGCACAACGACACTGTGGAGGCGCAATGCCAACGGAGAGCCTGTGTGTAATGCTTGTGGACTCTACTTTAAACTGCACAAT GTCAACCGGCCCCTCGCCATGAAGAAGGAAGGCATTCAAACGCGCAACAGAAAAGTGTCCAACAAGAACAAGAAGAGCAAGAAGGCCGCCATGTTCGAGTCGTACTCGGATGTGACTCAGCATCCTTCCGGGGACGACAATTGCGGGTCATTTTCCCTCGGCCCCGGGACTCTCCTCACCTACAGCAACACACCGCACCTGCATCCCTCCGCCTCTTTACAATACACACACCACCTCAACAATGGCATGATGCCCACACTGGTGTGA
- the si:dkey-13a21.4 gene encoding ras-related protein rab7, with product MNDRKSPVTLKIILIGSSGVGKSSFMNRYVNHRFTNMYRATIGTDFLSRTVTIDEDTVTLQIWDTAGTERFQSLGTPLYRGAHCCMLVFDVTSRASFSALVEWRKEFLIQGEPQDPSDFPFIVLGNKTDLSNREVSGRKALQWCEEIGAEYFEGSAKDDLDVEKPFLRAAQSGLQQYKKHTLENTGHFQITCKQPRETRNTCEC from the exons ATGAACGACAGAAAAAGTCCGGTTACACTGAAAATAATCCTCATAGGAAGCTCCGG GGTGGGAAAATCCTCCTTCATGAACAGATATGTGAATCACCGCTTCACCAACATGTACCGGGCCACGATAGGGACTGACTTCCTCTCCAGAACAGTCACCATAGACGAAGACACAGTCACCCTGCAG ATCTGGGACACAGCGGGCACAGAGAGGTTCCAGTCTCTGGGTACACCTCTGTACAGAGGAGCTCACTGCTGCATGCTGGTGTTTGATGTCACGTCCAGAGCTAGTTTCTCTGCCCTGGTGGAGTGGAGGAAGGAGTTTCTGATCCAGGGCGAGCCTCAGGACCCATCCGACTTCCCTTTCATTGTACTGGGCAACAAGACTGACCTGAGCAACCGGGAG GTGTCTGGCAGGAAGGCCTTGCAGTGGTGTGAGGAAATAGGAGCAGAATACTTTGAAGGAAGCGCAAAAGATGATCTAGATGTGGAAAAGCCATTCTTGAGAGCGGCTCAGAGCGGCTTGCAACAG tacaaaaaacacacattggAAAATACAGGACATTTCCAGATAACCTGCAAACAGCCGAGAGAAACTCGCAACACCTGTGAGTGCTGA